ttttgaaatccaattttggatatttctaaatttagatACCTGGTAATGGATTTTCTCAAATATCAGAAATTTGATTATGAATTTTCAAATTCGTATTTTGAAATATGGTTTTTTAGTTTAGTGTATTTCAAAATGTggttttctaatttctttttattttgaaatctgattcCGATTTTTTCCGAATTTCTAAatgcaatttaaaatttaaaaatctgaATTTCGTAACCCAGCtctgggttttttttttcagagttcaaaatttggttttgaaatttcttattgattttggatgaagaaaaatgagaagagaaatAAAGGAGGTGCAAGGATGGGAGGAAGGAGGTGCAGGATGAGGCCCAAATTAGGTGTAGTGGTAACAATTGAAGGGTTTTAAACCCTAGTAAGATTCAAATCCTACAAAGAGGTCATTTTAAGTATGTAGAAAATTCTTACCTATGGCATTCACAATACAATATAATGaggaatataatttaaatacctaataaatgtaaatttaaatattgaaaaagttacaattttaactaaattattagGTGCTAAAGTGGTTAAGTACAGTacttatattcttattttgagatataaattgataaataacTAAGTTATTTGGCAAATATGTCtcaaaaaattagaaaataaatgtttttcatagtttatcaaataagttaaattatgaaatgatCATTTTAAAAGCAAagcatttaaataaaataataattataattgtttaagcAATTTACTGGTCgtgtttttctaaataaatgagttaaaaatgcataaaacttaagaaaactcataattatgtaataaaaatagCTTATTATATATAGATGTTATATGCTAATATAACggaactaataaaataatagtaacatAAGATACTgagaataatgattttttaaaataaattacaaatttaagttGTCAATTAGGAAAAAGTTTTactgttttatataattttaaatattttaaatgtatgcgtgttttttttttttatagaaacgGAACCTTTATCACCAATTATCAATGTCTTTTCCTCTCAAGTCGTTGGATACAGCTGTCattgttaatttgtttatttattcaaacaaaCTGTCATGGGTCATTTTAGGTTTATGTTTTAAAAGCTgctttttgtatataattaaaattatttatcattttatattttaagctCTAAGTAATCAatcaactttaaataaaaacgaaatatatgcgaaacattaaattatattaactataaatttgaaataaaaaaaatactaataataataataatacattataagtaattttttaatacgATTGatgacatatttatttatatgtctCGCCAAATTATAaccaaaactaattttatatactTTCTAGGAAAATAAACTTAGCTAATTATAATGTATAGTtgtgaatcaaaatcaaatgtTATTCTTATGATTAAAATGAAGCAGTTATGAAATCATTTTGACTAAATTTTTaatggaaaaactttttttaacaacacttctttaacaactttttgacaacgtatacgtgataacttgtgattggtttattttaaatattttttaaacataaaatcaaatagacccataaaatgatgacacgtgtctcattgtcaaaaaaattgtcaaaaagtgttgtcaaaatatcattatccatttttaATTAGGACCTGCGATTGATGTTGTCGAACATAAAAGTTTGGAGTAAGAAATTTTGGACAACTATCTATTTGAAAGTAATTAATCAATTCTACCTATTGAAacattttacttaaatttttatttatagatttttctaATGAATAGAATCAATTTAATTACACCCAAATTCCTTTAATTCTTATTAAAGATTTaatcaaaatgattttcatgctttaaaCCACTTAATCATGGTTAATCGGTATTTTTAACGAATATAACATTTAGCTCTGGTTGAGTAATCGATTAACCGTCTAGTCCAATACTTGATAGTCCATAATGTCATTAATAAATACTTACTTtgataaagaataaatttaaactatCTTAATCAACTAATGacataatttttctaaacaacaaataaccATAGAAGTCACAAATtcgaaaataaaattagaattttaaagaagttatttttttctaaaataaaaaataaactattataatctatttataattttatttttcattcttaatcCATGAGTCGAcagtgagaaaaataaaaaaaaaactgagtaAAAAAAAGATCCTCACAAATGTGCAAATTTTGCTTTAAACAGGGAGATCCCGCTTCCatttactttaatatataaataaggcaattcatgcattttcaaataaataacatcaaagtaattaatcaaattaaattaaagtacgTTCTTTTGAGAGTTATATAAATTCTTATCGTATTACTCATAAATAATTACTCATGTCATTCTTAAATCCTTAAAgtctctattttaattttaaattgtttttcaaatattgtaGTAATCGGTTTTTCTTTCAGTACATCTTTTCGATGCTTTAGttcattttagaaattaattgtatgtagatatatattttatataccattttaaatatttattcctaaatagttattttttaaaatttactttaatatataaatattgttaagaTATACACGAATTACCGATTCctccatattttcaaaataaagtaaactgTTCTCAATTATTTTGCATGCCTAATAATTCTTTGCAACTTATTCGGAAGGACTCTTATTTATATTTCGTAGGTACTCCTCGAtccctatatttttttaaatatataataaatttaaggtAATGATGagagtaattaaataaaaaatataacagtggagtgtaattatttaaaaattggaTTTTATTTATAGTCAATGCGTtggttttttaataataaattaaaacattatttttaaatctaaaatcgAAAGCTTCAGGTATTCACAACAACCCAATCTGATTTATTTTGTGGCTATCGAAACACATAAACTCTAATAAAACGACAACTAGTCAAATGTTGGAGAGCGAAAGATTTTTCAGATCTGAGACAAAAGCAACCAATGTTGTTGTCCCTagctttcattttcatttttatattgtaaaagaaaaaaacaactcTTGTGACCACAATCATCATTAAAAGCCTAACGTTACTATTTTCGAAATTGTTTGGAGCCAAACGGCTTTTAAACTTGTCACATGTTTTTCTCTCTGGGTGTCATGCATGTCAGTTTCTGAGTGAGTAGCTTTGGTTCATTATATGCCATCTTATCATCAACATTCCTCACCCTCCTCCTCTTCCCAACAGAGATGGGTTGTTTCATGGCATGTTTTGGTTTATCCAACAAAAGGAAGCGTAGAAAGACTCTCTACAAAGTCTTAGCAGCTGGAAATCAAGTAATTACAATCCATTCCTTTCTTCTTAATTTCTCCTTCCTATAAATTCTTCATACTTCTCGGttcaaactttgaaaataattgTGTTATCTAACAGCGATATGGAAATTACGAAGTTCTTGCCATAACGGAAAAATCCACTTTGCCGGAATCTGATTTCCGGTTAGTATTTATTGCTCTTCTTTTCCCTTTATGTATGTGCCGATAAGATagactatttatttaatttgtttcttagAGGCAGAGATGAAGTTAAGGAGCAGATCAGTAATAAgagcaggaagaagaaagttaCCTTTAATTTGAATGTACAGGTATATGAGCCAAACCCCACTGCTTATCAGGTATTgaataatgaagaagaagaggataaGAACAATATTGCTGAGTCAGAGAGCTCTAGAGCCTTGCCAGTGATATACCCTACAAATCATAGATATTACAACTGTGGAGATGGTCATGGTGAGGAGGATGACATGGCATATGAGGATTCTGACATTGATGactatgatgatgatggtgaatttgatgatgatgagtATGATTGGGATGACGATGGGAGTGATGGAAGTTTAGAAAACGATGAGTCTGAGATATATGATGAAAATCCGAGACAGAAGGAGTTGTCAGAGTCATGCTATCGTTCTATGGCAGAAGATAAGGTACAGAATCAGATGCCGGTTGATCCAAATCATGCTGAGCGGAAATCTAATTTAGGTGGACGAGAGAGAAGCATCGACATGCATTCTGTTCTGAGTCCTGTGGAGAATCTCACGCAGTGGAAAGCGATCAAAACAAAAGTTGCAGCATCGAGCAAGCACAGGAGGAAGGAAAACGTTCCATCAAATCAACAAACAAGTATGCCCTTGGTTCCTGAAGCAAACTTGAATTTCTCGCCTTGCAGTTTGGAATCAAATGCACTTCAGTCCAAGCCTCTGTTGCCAGACATGGCAGTTGATGCTAGCCTCTCAAACTGGTTGGTTTCTCCTAATTATCATGTCTCCTCGACCACAATTCATTGCCAATGATGCGGTCATgtcattgaaagaaaaaaagaaacttaaaatatatcaattctGTGGACTACAAAGCCTTTTTTTGCCACCAGAATGGGCAACGACTTCAAAGGAGGACGCATCAGATTTTGATTCTTCTCATGATTATTCATTCAGCAAATCAGTATATGCCAGTTGGGATGGTTTGATTGTATTTGTGTGTCTAATTCTTGCCCtgtattttgttgttttgtgaaTGGTTACGTTGTAAGCCATGGAGAGTgtatttgtctttttttatcttcatgttGCAGCTATACAATTTTAAGTGTTCTGAATTTCATGCTCATAGTATACATTGTATTCGTTATGACATTCTCCAAAATGATATTCAATCAATCAAGAGGTTCATGTATAAGCAACAGGGGTTGATATGTAAAAGGTAAACTGAAAGCAAACAGAATCAAAGAACCCTTTCGACACATAATTGGGGAACAAATTCTGAGAATCATGAAAATTTGCTCCACATAAGTATTTGAGAATatatgaaaggaaaaaaagactGATGTATCCCTTTAATTCGAAACATTACCATAGCCATTGAGTGCATAATTTTCAGAGAAACAGTGCCGTGACTTGGCATGAAAATGCTTATTAACCTACAAGGAAGCTGTGCTACTATCAGCGCtttccaaataattttgttgGAAGGCAGTGTGTACTTTGATCTGCTAGAGAACTCGCATAAGGCCACTCAAAAATCATGTCAAAAAATCCAGTAAGATAAACTGGATACATAAATTGGAACACAAGCTGCTTATCCGGGGTTACTGGAGAGTTAGTCCCAAATCATCATATCTACTCAAAGTAAGGTTGCGCAGGCCCAAATGATGCTCCATGGTTAGTCCAGCAGAAAGTTTGACATGGCTTATCAAGATTATCTCTACATTATTGAACAGACACAAGAATCCCCACCCTCATCCTCTGAGTCTGAGTCACTAACATCACTGCACATATACAATTGGGAGACCAAATGTGAGATAAGATAATTATGGATAAATGGCACATCTAGGCTTGACTATCATActcaattttgttttactacattaaaaatatgacaGCTAATGCTTCGAACTTACCAGCTaccagaaaagaaaattttggttattgttttatacttttctttacttttttccAACAGCATACTTGGGAGCAGCTCCTATCAATGTTAACCTCTGAACTAACCACATATATAATCACATGTTTATGTAGatcaaggaaaaagaaagatgaataagagaaattttatttcataagtTCTTCGTTGATTGGAGACCCAGGGCTAGTATGACATACTTACGAAGCCATAAAACAAGAACATTTCTCGAAATTTCTTTCTTGTGCTAATTTCTGCTCTCACTTCATCCATTCTAATGGAAGAAGCATTTTCCGTTGCTGTTTCTATGTagataataactaaattttctctatccctaatATTTGTCTTATTATATGCGCTAGAAAGCACAAACATGACGGAGGATGGGTATGGTTTCAATCATTATAACAAACTCTGATGTTTCAAAATTTAGCACAAGTCATTGTAGACATAGTGAAATGCTATAGTTACGTAATTCTAATTGCAAATGTTCATGCTCGGGTgctgaaaataaagaaaggaacaaaGTTACTTCCCAGGAGCCTTTTCAGAGGACTATAAGAAATTTAGCATTTTCATCAATGTGATTAATTGTGTAGTTTTCCCTTTAAGAATCCTTTTTTCATGAAACACACACAGATAGAACAAAGTGAAAAAACACTGAAAGAAAACGTAAATGAATCCAAAAAAGAGAATATTACAGTCAGAGAACTTGATGGAAAATTAGCAGGGAAATTATGGGAGCAGCAGGAATGCCTTAcaataaacatgaaaaaaggATTCTTAAAGGGAAAACTACACAATTAATCACATTGATGCTTCCATAATGAAGTCATCCTGATATAATAATAGAGGACAGGGAacaaaaaaggagaaagaaaaagaaagcaagaCAACACAGTAATTCAGTGATCCACCATTGCATCCATCagtcaaacaacaacaaaaaaaattcaaaggagACTAGCATGAAATTTGCCATTTGCACAGAAAAAAGGAAACACAAAACCATTTCAACGttctccattttctttctctcttattgTTTTTCATCAACATAGAACAGAATTGAGCAACACATATATTTATTCAGAAGACTTTATGTGAGTGTGTGAACTAGGCAAGCAAAATTCGGCACACAGGCGGCACAAGTTAGTTAATTACCTTGGTACGTATTCCAAAACCTCAACAAGCTTATTTCCTATCCTATCGTTCCACTGCACTTTCCTTTTCCTGTAAGTCTTATCCAATTTCCGTGACATTCCTCCTCTTGGCGCTGGCAACAAAGAATTGGAATCATTATCATCTTCTCTATTGCtatgatcttcaacctttctacCCTCTAAAGAAGCCACAGTCAACGTCACAGTAAGAGCCATAGGCTTGTTAACACAACCATTAGTATCCTTGGAAGACTTCGTATCCATCAATAATAACACTCTTTATGCTCTCTCAGGTACGTTTGGTGACACAGACCCAATAAGAAAAgctgaaaacaaaaattgaatcgAAACTTGAGGGAATTAGAAAAACCTGGAAGAAACCCATTTGACCCATTGACTTCTAAATCACAACGCAACTCCTATAACCCTCCAAAAACGGAAACTTCGGAGGAACCTTACCAGAGTTGAAGCAAGACAAAAACAGGGGAAACAGAACGAAAGCGGAAGAAAAATTTAACTTCGACACGACCCACTTAACGAAAGAGCAGCGAGAGAATCTGAGTGTCAACAAACAAGAAAACGACATTAATTTGTATGGATACAAAGTGAAAACAATCCACAACCAGAATCCGAATTGATGCTCCTACAGTTCCCACTAGGAAACACTGGTTTTTCCATTAAGACGAAAACACACCGTTTCagtcttttattttcattttctatatattctatacaaataattaatgaGAAGTTTTTCTTTACTAGttaataatgatttatttttctataattgtcatttaaaatatttttaccaGAAGTATaataaatcaaactaaaacataaattataggatataattaaatgtgataattagaaaatttgttaatgataatttttttaatatattgagaaaaaaagttatatgtaatttaaaatatgaaatgatgagaaaaaaaaatcgtgAATAGGGTTTTTACCTACATAATTATTCCATGAATTTGGtatattcttcattttttttttaacaaaatttccaTATAAATGATGTTAATAGCatgaaattatgtaaaaatttacatataaaagaATTGAGACAAGTCAAATTAATCTAAAAGTTAGAAATAATTAATcgaataatcaaattaattcaagTTCAATCCAATAACTAATTAAGCATGATTTGACTTTAATTAGAAAGTGCTGAGTGAGTGTGTGCAATCATTCGCGGAAGAAATAGGGgcaattttttctataaaaaaataatgtatttttgttattatcagGGAACTGTTGATGATAGTAATGCGTATTATAATTCACAACTTCTGTTATAGTACACTGTTTTTCCCACTCgtaagttatttattatttataaataaatttattaattgttatcgtgatattttaagaaataattttattttaattgtataatacAAATAGATTTcgcttttaataataaataaatctcacttttaataatgaataagtatattgatgaaaaatatatactaaatgTACCCTTAAAAGAGTAATAACTCCATTGAAGTTAATATAAGTGTTTTAATAAttctatttcatataaaatttatatttagatataAAGTACAACGTAATTAATAGTGtcacttttattattcttaaaacaAGGTgacacaaagaaaataaaattaattgaatgtgTAATAGAAGAATCCAGCACCTCCAACATAAATCAATCATTCTTAtgcaaaattttaatgtttaatttttttactacttacttactaatatttattgaataatacCATTTGGAAATTATTAACgtctgtatttttattttgtctttaatatttgttttcctATTGTGGTCCTATAAAAATAGCTATGTTAATGATTTGATGTAAGCGCTCTAGATTGtattattttgagaaaatgtgGCAGATAGAATGTTACTTCTTTTTAATGATGgcttacataattatttttttggttttgtaatatatattcatcttattttagtttagtttcATTGATTATCTTTATAACCGTAAATTTTAAGGTATAAGATTTgaatcttataaaaatatttttattcaagtaTATTGACatgacaacaaaattaaaacatgactcttaaataaaattctagattataaaaataaaaaaatattttttaacatcgaaaacaattttattctttagacAAATATTTCATAGtagtaaatgtttttttattaaaatgtatcaatATATCActagatgaggttttttttttgtaatatttttagattAGAGAAAAAATAGATGTGAACctcaaaaactaaattaagcCATCTCTGATATATCAATCTTCTAatagaaaaaatgttaaaaaaaacattagatacatcataattattaaaaaaatggagccaaacaatttaaaaaggtAGACATCTCAAATATCAATTTCTCGTAATGTTTTATAGATTTTAGTAATATGTGGAGTTAATTaaaccaaaacaaattaattattttttcttttgtaacatAGTGAAATCCAGCTTGATATGTTCTTGAGacttaataatttaaagatttataaaataacagtggtttaacaatattaaaatttaattattttaatattaaatagttttcatataaatagttttattatgaattattttttttaaaacacatcaaaaatcacttttatagaattcttttatttttataggaGTTCTCAATCTCGtgtttatttgattaaataattgattaaatagttttattatgaatgatttttttttaaaacacatcaaaaatcatttttatagaattcttttatttttttaggagtTCTCATCTCatgtttatttgattaaataattgAGATCGTATGATTAATCATTACGACGAGTTCTTCAAATTAGACGAATCAATTTTTCCATTCGAGTAAGTTGAGTTTCAATAATTTCTCTTGGTCTTTTCTTATATTCGTTGCATGTAGGTCTCACTCAGTTTGTCTGTGTCTTTTAATTCATCAGATTGAGTATTTAGATCAGTGGTTCTTGTTGGGAATCAAAGTATGAGTCTAAGTATCACACTTGATAGAAACGAGAAAGTGAAGCAACATGTAGAGGTGAAGACCCATTAACCCactgccttaaggttttggatagagAGTTGTGTCAATCTCTTATGTGGTCAGGCTTAAGTCTCACTGGTATCGTGTATCCCTAGTGAACCTCTTCCTTGATAAGCCTAACAAGTGGTATCAAAGCCGATGGTTACCAGTGTGGAATGGACTCACCCTTGAGGGAGAGATGTTGGGAATCAAAGTGATTTTAAGTCACATTAAGTAAAAACAAGAAAGTAAAGAACCATATAAAGGTGAAGACCTATTACTTTGAGATTTTGGGTTAAGAGTAgtgtcaatcccttatgtggTTGGGTCCAGGTCTCATTGGTGTTGTATCTCCCTAATGAACCCCTTCTTTGATAAACTTAACAGTTCTAACGGATCGTATTTCTGTTGTTCGTAGAAGCAAATAGAGCTTTTTATGTGTTTGGAGTTATTTTAGATTTTCCATTTGGACATTTGCCAGTGTTTACTTGGTATTGAGTTGAGGGTTGGGAATCAGGCAATTAAAGCATATTGGTATTCATTTTAACACCTAAACCTGTTTTTCAACCATTCACTGAGTTAGAAATACCAATTTGGTCATTTGAATAGGTATCTGATTTCCCAATTCGCAGTTTTGAAGTTGTTGTTTTCTGACACGATGTTGAGCGATACTAGTGTGACATTGAGCGTAGACTTGGCAGTGAAGATCTAGAAGTATTTTTGCTCCATACTATTGAGCGTGTCATCCATTTATCTTCGAGCAACCATTTGTGCGAATAGTCTGATGTTGAGCGATGACTTTGTACCGTTGAGTGCCAGTTACCACTACAGGCTTGTAACCTTTTTAATGTTTTCGCTGAGGTTGTTTGTGCTGAGTGAGAGAAAATGTAAAAGTTATAGCACTAAGCGCTCCCTGTTGTGAAGGACTTTGCGTTGAGCATCAATATGAGCAccaatgttgtttttttttatttttttactctttatctGTTTGAAGTTATTTGTTTTGGGTTATATACATGTTTAGTATGAAATTAATGATGCTTC
This genomic interval from Vigna radiata var. radiata cultivar VC1973A chromosome 8, Vradiata_ver6, whole genome shotgun sequence contains the following:
- the LOC106772828 gene encoding protein PFC0760c isoform X2, with protein sequence MGCFMACFGLSNKRKRRKTLYKVLAAGNQRYGNYEVLAITEKSTLPESDFRDEVKEQISNKSRKKKVTFNLNVQVYEPNPTAYQVLNNEEEEDKNNIAESESSRALPVIYPTNHRYYNCGDGHGEEDDMAYEDSDIDDYDDDGEFDDDEYDWDDDGSDGSLENDESEIYDENPRQKELSESCYRSMAEDKVQNQMPVDPNHAERKSNLGGRERSIDMHSVLSPVENLTQWKAIKTKVAASSKHRRKENVPSNQQTSMPLVPEANLNFSPCSLESNALQSKPLLPDMAVDASLSNWLVSPNYHVSSTTIHCQ
- the LOC106772828 gene encoding uncharacterized protein LOC106772828 isoform X1, producing the protein MGCFMACFGLSNKRKRRKTLYKVLAAGNQRYGNYEVLAITEKSTLPESDFRGRDEVKEQISNKSRKKKVTFNLNVQVYEPNPTAYQVLNNEEEEDKNNIAESESSRALPVIYPTNHRYYNCGDGHGEEDDMAYEDSDIDDYDDDGEFDDDEYDWDDDGSDGSLENDESEIYDENPRQKELSESCYRSMAEDKVQNQMPVDPNHAERKSNLGGRERSIDMHSVLSPVENLTQWKAIKTKVAASSKHRRKENVPSNQQTSMPLVPEANLNFSPCSLESNALQSKPLLPDMAVDASLSNWLVSPNYHVSSTTIHCQ
- the LOC106772829 gene encoding uncharacterized protein LOC106772829, with protein sequence MDTKSSKDTNGCVNKPMALTVTLTVASLEGRKVEDHSNREDDNDSNSLLPAPRGGMSRKLDKTYRKRKVQWNDRIGNKLVEVLEYVPSDVSDSDSEDEGGDSCVCSIM